Genomic DNA from Lactuca sativa cultivar Salinas chromosome 8, Lsat_Salinas_v11, whole genome shotgun sequence:
TAATATGAACTATTAGTAGAGGAACTCCCGAGAGAAGCCACATAATAATATCTAGGGTTAAATTTTGACCCAGTTTGGAATTAACCACTTGAAGCATCATCTTTTTATGATTTAACCATTAAAACttttgaattttatttaaaaaacacCATTAACCAAAAAATGCAAAATAGAGTTGTAATTGTAAGCAAATCTCAACCCTAGTCACAATTTGAAACGAATTCGAATCAAATTAAGCCAAGTAGCTACACATAAATCAAATTATTCTGTCTATTAATTAATATCATGAGATAAATCACAGAAATTAaattaaaatctagggtttagtTAAGTTACCCCCACTGAACAGTAAATGCTTTGTAATCCCAGTATTCCTTAGGGAAAACAATGTTGACATTCGCGTAGACACGAGATTTAGACATGTTGTTCATAGTTCTGAAGCGATTGATGGTATCATAGAGGCAGTAATCAAAGATATGTTGAGCGGATGAAGCGGAGAAGTTGTCGACAGATGCTCTTGGGCTGGGGAAAAAGAAAGGGCAGGGCTGGTTGAAGTAGGCAACAACGACGACCACCGACGAGGAAGGGAGTAGAAAGTgtatggagaagaagaggaagaggaagaggaaaAGTGTACGTACCTAAGGTTTCTTGAGAGCAAAAGTGGTATGAGGGTTGCGTTTTGCCCTAATTGGCTCTTAATTACCATAAAGGGTTTGGGTTATGGTATTTAATTGAATCCCCTGGTTTAAGAATGTTGCAGTTTACAACAATCTTGAAAAAATGGGAAGATAGCTCTGGAACTCTGGTGAGACTGGGGTTTTCAGCCATATAAATGAGACGAGGGTTTTCAGCATAAAgcaaagtttttaatttttggggatttcatttccccctagcTATTAAAAGATGGAACGCGCgttctattaaaatttataaaaacaacATCCTTAGACAGGATACACATTTTATTATAGATGCCATCCgtgtttttttagacactaattttagggcacacaaAAATGCGTGTCCTAAATCTTTTAAATTTTGGgggagatgacattattttagGACACACATATTTGCGTATCCTAAATCATTGCATGTCATGGTTCGCATGTCATTAAAGACCTGTATTCTAGTAGTGGGGAACCCGTTGCACCGATATTTGATACATTAACATTTACTGGTGATCATATTTTTAAGTGTCTAACAATGGTATACATAAAGTTTAtacaattttatatttttcatattaACTCTCCAAAAAACCATTACTTATGAAGAGATGAAAACTCCAACATATATAAAAACATAAGGGAACCCGTTGCACCCGATGTTTGATACACTAACATTTTCTAGTGATCATATTTTTAAGTGTATAAAAATGGTATACATAAAGATTATACAATTTTATAACGTTAAAAGAAAGAAATTTATCATGCTTAAGTTCACCCTATCATATTTTTACACGCTTTAGGTTTATGAATTTATCAAAAAGTTGATGTATAATTAGCATATTTGTTATTATGcctataagaaaaatgaaaacaaaGTCAGTTAAGAAGTGCAATTTGGTCATTTGCAAACTTATATTTCTCGAAATTCCTCCATCCCTTGTGCATGCATGTGGAAAGTAATATGAACCAAAGTATGGATAAACTTTGAGTTCATCACTGCTTTTACAACATCACAAAGAATCCACCTTTACTGTCCCTCATtttagagagagaggagagatatATACAAAAGCCAAGGATTTACATattggtgtgtgtgtgtttgtgtgtgtgtgtgtgtgtgtgtgagagagagagagagagagagagagagagtatatatatatatatatatatatatatatatatatatatatatatatatatatatatatatatatatatatatatatatatatatatatatataagagagagaAGAGGTGAGAGACAAAGAGTTGGCAATAAAAAGCATTAGCGTATCAAGAAAACTGAAACATGTCAAGGTTTAGTAACACTGTAATAGGTCTGTTGAACCTATTCACACTCTTAGCTTCAATACCGATAATAGGTGGCGCCTTATGGCTAGCAAGAAGCAGCGCCACCTGCGAAAGCTTCCTCCAAACACCACTTCTGGTCATCGGATTTGTAGTCTTGATTGTATCTTTGACCGGTTTCATAGGTGCATGCTTTCACCTGGCCTGGGCACTTTGGGTCTACCTGGTGGTGATGCTGCTCCTGATCGCAGCGTTGCTGGCCTTCACCATCTTTGGGTTCATCGTGACAGGAGCAGGCGGTGGAATGAATGTTTCCGGCAGGGCATACAACGAGTATCACTTGGAGGATTATTCGCCATGGCTTCGGAAAAGAGTTGAGGATCCAAAGTATTGGATGACAATCAGAAGTTGTATTTTGGGGTCAAAGACTTGTAGGGATATTGTCATGTGGTCTCCTGTTGATTATTTGACTAAGGATATGTCTCCTATTCAGGTACTCTCTCATTCTATTTGATTTCTTTTAATTTATTGTTATATACCTACAGTGTTCAATCTTTGACCCATTAAGTTTAAGAAATTAAGCTTACCTTCTATGTATATTCGAATGAAGAAAATTCTCATTAAGGATCAAAGATGAGACATCATGGTAGGTGCTCCTAATGATGGATCAAGTTAATTTAAGACAAACATATATGTGATGAGTATTTTGACATATATAGATTGTGTTAATGGTATCTAACAtactcataattgaagtaaaataattttaataaaaatggaAAGGAATATAATATTGTTGATATAGTTTTGAGTATACAAATATATGGCTGAATATATTTGCTAAACTATACAATTGAGAGAAAAATGTTATTGAAGTTCAATaaattttaaattgaaaaaaaaatgttattgaaGTATCGATACTTTCCTTACAAAAGAATTAGAATAACCTTTAAATTATGTTTCAAGATTTGTACTTCGAATCTAATAACTATTTgaagttattaatatattaaaaaaagtaATCATTGAAAGCCATAATATTTATCATCCTTCTTTACAAACAAACATATAAGAAATGACAAACTGCACCATCTAAGCAGACCACATCGCCCGTCACTTGAGAGTCAATCATAGAATACTAACAATATTTGTGTGTTCCACGGTTTAACTCTAGACAGTCTGTATAAAATTTTGCAGCTCAACCACTAGGCTTCAATCTCGGTCCAAACAGACAAGTAATATCAAATAAGTTTAGAACTATATACAaacatttaataattatttatatcAATTGTGTTTGATTGCATACTTATGCAGTCGGGttgttgcaagccaccaagtgaaTGCAACTATGGGATGACGATGATGACACAGGACTTAGATTGCTACAAATGGAGCAATGATCCGAGCACATTATGCTACGAGTGTGATTCATGCAAAGCTGGGGTTTTAGAGAATGTGAGGAGAGATTGGCGCAAGCTCTCAGTTCTCAATGTCATCATGACATTACTTTTGATCGGTATATATTGCATCGGTTGTTGTGCATTTAGGAATACAAGGAGGTCGGAGACAGATTACCCATATGGTGAAAACCAAATGTCCAAGATCCGACCCAGATGGGATTTCTTTTGGTATGCTTCTCACCACTGAAATCGAATGTACTTTTTTTTGTCGTTTGAAAGGATGAAAGATCAATTTTACAAGAGGGTATATCTGTTTTTTTGAAAagacattaaaaataaaaagggTAGATATAAGACATGTGTGCTTACAAAGATTACATATTTTCTTTACTTCGAAGAAATAACTTTGTTGTTGTGACTTTTTGCAGGTGGAGATGGTGGCATGACAGAAGACACCAGCTTTATTGAAAAGTAAATTTCAACAATCTTTTGTATTTTCGTGATTAAGCTCGACAGTTAATCTTGTTATAGAAGGTGAAGTACGAAGATGAGTAAGAATATAGtttaacattattat
This window encodes:
- the LOC111877239 gene encoding tetraspanin-6; translation: MSRFSNTVIGLLNLFTLLASIPIIGGALWLARSSATCESFLQTPLLVIGFVVLIVSLTGFIGACFHLAWALWVYLVVMLLLIAALLAFTIFGFIVTGAGGGMNVSGRAYNEYHLEDYSPWLRKRVEDPKYWMTIRSCILGSKTCRDIVMWSPVDYLTKDMSPIQSGCCKPPSECNYGMTMMTQDLDCYKWSNDPSTLCYECDSCKAGVLENVRRDWRKLSVLNVIMTLLLIGIYCIGCCAFRNTRRSETDYPYGENQMSKIRPRWDFFWWRWWHDRRHQLY